One region of Astyanax mexicanus isolate ESR-SI-001 chromosome 15, AstMex3_surface, whole genome shotgun sequence genomic DNA includes:
- the anxa11b gene encoding annexin A11b has product MSYPGYPSGPGGYPPQGGGYPPQQGMYPPQAGGYPPQAGGYPPQPGYPPAAGGYPQQPGGYPAQPGGFPGYPPQGGGYPQGQPGGYPGMPPAGGWAGQPGYGMPGGGMPQGYPGGPAPGQQPMPAYPGAAPVPNPSMPTMPGYGGGAPAGPGVPTGPAIPAVNRGFRGTIKDYPGADPLRDVEVLRKAMKGFGTDENAIIELLGNRSGKQRAPLVRAYKTTYGKDLISDLKSELTGNFEALVLAMVKGPAEYDAYELHSSIAGAGTDEACLIEILSSRSNAEIREINQIYKTEYKKTLEDAIQHDTSGHFRRLLVSLCQGNRDERETVDVALAKQDAQKLYAAGENKLGTDESQFNAILCARSKPHLRQVFQEYQQMCGKDIEKSICREMSGDLERGLLAVVKCLKNTPGYFAERLNKAMKGAGTKDRTLIRIMVTRSDVDMLDIRQEYIRNFGKSLYTDISSDTSGDYKKLLLKLCGGSD; this is encoded by the exons ATGAGTTATCCTGGATACCCCTCTGGACCTGGTGGTTACCCACCCCAGGGTGGCGGTTACCCCCCTCAGCAGGGCATGTACCCTCCCCAAGCCGGAGGATACCCTCCACAGGCCGGTGGTTACCCTCCCCAGCCCGGGTACCCTCCAGCAGCAGGGGGTTACCCACAACAGCCCGGTGGCTATCCCGCCCAGCCCGGGGGATTCCCAGGGTACCCTCCCCAGGGTGGGGGGTATCCACAGGGCCAACCTGGAGGCTATCCAGGCATGCCTCCTGCAG GTGGATGGGCAGGCCAGCCTGGCTATGGGATG CCAGGAGGAGGGATGCCCCAGGGTTACCCCGGTGGTCCGGCACCAGGCCAGCAGCCCATGCCAGCTTACCCAGGGGCCGCTCCTGTCCCCAACCCCTCCATGCCCACCATGCCTGGATATGGAGGCGGAGCTCCGGCTGGACCTGGTGTACCTACAGGACCTGCAATACCTGCTGTTAAT CGAGGTTTTCGAGGCACCATAAAGGATTATCCTGGTGCTGACCCCCTCAGAGACGTGGAGGTTCTCCGCAAAGCCATGAAGGGATTTG GCACTGATGAGAATGCGATCATCGAGCTGTTGGGGAACCGTTCCGGTAAGCAGCGTGCGCCATTGGTCAGAGCTTATAAGACCACTTACGGCAAG GATCTTATCAGTGACCTGAAGTCAGAGTTGACTGGGAATTTTGAGGCGCTGGTTCTGGCCATGGTGAAGGGTCCAGCTGAGTATGATGCCTATGAGCTGCATAGCTCTATAGCA gGTGCAGGGACAGACGAAGCCTGTCTGATTGAGATTCTGTCATCTCGGAGCAACGCTGAGATCCGGGAGATCAACCAGATTTATAAAACAg agTACAAGAAAACACTGGAGGACGCCATCCAGCATGACACTTCAGGTCATTTCCGCAGACTGCTGGTTTCTCTCTGCCAG GGTAACCGTGATGAGAGAGAGACTGTGGATGTTGCGTTGGCCAAGCAGGACGCCCAG aaactGTATGCTGCGGGAGAGAATAAATTGGGAACAGATGAGTCTCAGTTTAATGCCATCCTGTGTGCCCGCAGTAAGCCACACCTCAGACAAG tTTTCCAAGAGTACCAGCAGATGTGTGGGAAGGACATAGAGAAGAGTATCTGCAGGGAGATGTCTGGAGATCTGGAGAGGGGTCTGCTGGCTGTGG TGAAGTGTCTTAAGAACACACCTGGCTACTTTGCTGAGAGACTCAACAAGGCCATGAAg gGTGCAGGCACTAAGGACCGCACGCTGATCCGTATCATGGTGACTCGCTCTGATGTGGACATGCTGGACATCAGGCAGGAGTACATACGTAACTTTGGAAAATCTCTCTACACAGATATATCT AGTGATACTTCAGGAGACTATAAGAAGCTGCTGCTGAAGCTGTGTGGAGGAAGTGACTGA